From the Streptomyces sp. KMM 9044 genome, one window contains:
- the ilvN gene encoding acetolactate synthase small subunit, which translates to MSKHTLSVLVENTPGILARIAALFSRRGFNIDSLAVGVTEHPDISRITIVVSVDEFPLEQVTKQLNKLVNVLKIVELEPGQAVQRELVLVKVRADNETRSQIVEIVQLFRAKTVDVSPEAVTIEATGSSDKLSAMLKMLEPFGIKELVQSGTIAIGRGARSITDRSLRALDRSA; encoded by the coding sequence ATGTCCAAGCACACGCTCTCCGTGCTGGTGGAGAACACCCCCGGCATCCTGGCCCGGATCGCCGCCCTGTTCTCCCGCCGCGGTTTCAACATCGACTCGCTCGCGGTCGGCGTCACCGAGCACCCCGACATCTCCCGCATCACCATCGTGGTGAGCGTCGACGAGTTCCCGCTGGAGCAGGTGACCAAGCAGCTCAACAAGCTCGTCAACGTGCTGAAGATCGTCGAGCTCGAACCCGGGCAGGCCGTTCAGCGCGAACTCGTCCTGGTGAAGGTGCGCGCCGACAACGAGACGCGTTCCCAGATCGTCGAGATCGTCCAGCTCTTCCGGGCCAAGACCGTGGACGTCTCCCCGGAGGCCGTGACCATCGAGGCCACCGGCAGCAGCGACAAGCTGTCCGCCATGCTGAAGATGCTGGAACCGTTCGGCATCAAGGAACTGGTCCAGTCCGGCACGATCGCGATCGGACGCGGTGCCCGTTCGATCACCGACCGATCACTGCGCGCGCTCGACCGGTCGGCA
- a CDS encoding acetolactate synthase large subunit: MTEQATGAHPQPRPRSGGQQSAPESVTGAQSLIRSLEEVGADTVFGIPGGAILPAYDPLMDSTRVRHVLVRHEQGAGHAATGYAQATGKVGVCMATSGPGATNLVTPIADAHMDSVPLVAITGQVASKAIGTDAFQEADIVGITMPITKHNFLVTRAEDIPRVIAEAFHIAATGRPGPVLVDIAKDALQARTTFSWPPTMDLPGYRPVTKPHAKQIREAAKLITSAKRPVLYVGGGVMKARATAELKLLAELTGAPVTTTLMGLGAFPDSHPLHVGMPGMHGAVTAVTALQKADLIVALGARFDDRVTGRLDSFAPYAKIVHADIDPAEIGKNRAADVPIVGDAREVLADLVLAVQKEHAEGRRGDHTAWWKDLNRWRDTYPLGYDQPEDGSLSPQQVIERVGQLAPEGTIFAAGVGQHQMWAAHFIQYEKPATWLNSGGAGTMGYAVPAAMGAKAGQPGRAVWAIDGDGCFQMTNQELTTCALNNIPIKVAIINNGALGMVRQWQTLFYNQRYSNTVLHSGPIEAGRAPTDLGSGSAVGPDTERSAGTRVPDFVKLSEAMGCYAIRCEDPADLDKVIEEANSINDRPVVVDFIVHQDAMVWPMVAAGTSNDEIMAARDVRPDFGDNEDD, encoded by the coding sequence ATGACCGAGCAGGCCACCGGGGCCCACCCGCAGCCGCGGCCCCGATCCGGAGGACAGCAGTCCGCCCCCGAGAGCGTCACGGGCGCGCAGTCCCTCATCCGCTCGCTCGAGGAGGTCGGCGCCGACACGGTATTCGGCATTCCCGGCGGTGCGATCCTTCCCGCCTACGATCCGCTGATGGACTCCACCCGGGTGCGCCACGTCCTGGTCCGGCACGAGCAGGGCGCGGGCCACGCGGCCACCGGCTACGCGCAGGCCACCGGCAAGGTCGGCGTCTGCATGGCGACCTCGGGTCCCGGCGCCACCAACCTGGTCACCCCGATCGCCGACGCGCACATGGACTCCGTGCCGCTGGTCGCGATCACCGGCCAGGTCGCCTCCAAGGCGATCGGCACGGACGCCTTCCAGGAGGCGGACATCGTCGGCATCACCATGCCGATCACCAAGCACAACTTCCTGGTCACCAGGGCCGAGGACATCCCGCGGGTGATCGCCGAGGCCTTCCACATCGCCGCCACCGGCCGCCCCGGCCCGGTGCTCGTGGACATCGCCAAGGACGCCCTCCAGGCGCGGACCACCTTCTCCTGGCCGCCCACCATGGACCTGCCCGGCTACCGGCCCGTCACCAAGCCGCACGCCAAGCAGATCCGCGAGGCCGCCAAGCTCATCACCTCGGCGAAGCGGCCGGTCCTCTACGTCGGCGGCGGCGTCATGAAGGCCAGGGCCACGGCCGAGCTGAAGCTCCTTGCGGAACTCACCGGAGCGCCCGTCACCACCACCCTGATGGGGCTCGGCGCATTCCCCGACAGCCACCCGCTGCACGTGGGAATGCCGGGCATGCACGGTGCGGTCACCGCCGTCACCGCGCTGCAGAAGGCCGACCTGATCGTCGCCCTCGGGGCCCGCTTCGACGACCGTGTCACCGGCAGGCTGGACAGCTTCGCCCCGTACGCCAAGATCGTCCACGCCGACATCGACCCGGCCGAGATCGGCAAGAACCGGGCCGCCGACGTGCCGATCGTCGGCGACGCCCGCGAAGTCCTCGCCGACCTCGTCCTGGCCGTCCAGAAGGAGCACGCCGAGGGCCGCCGCGGCGACCACACCGCCTGGTGGAAGGACCTGAACCGCTGGCGGGACACCTACCCCCTGGGCTACGACCAGCCCGAGGACGGTTCGCTCTCCCCGCAGCAGGTCATCGAGCGCGTCGGACAGCTGGCGCCCGAGGGCACGATCTTCGCCGCCGGTGTCGGCCAGCACCAGATGTGGGCGGCCCACTTCATCCAGTACGAGAAGCCCGCCACCTGGCTGAACTCCGGCGGCGCCGGAACCATGGGCTACGCCGTCCCGGCGGCCATGGGCGCCAAGGCCGGACAGCCCGGCCGGGCCGTCTGGGCGATCGACGGCGACGGCTGCTTCCAGATGACCAACCAGGAACTCACCACCTGTGCCCTGAACAACATCCCGATCAAGGTCGCCATCATCAACAACGGCGCCCTCGGGATGGTCCGCCAGTGGCAGACCCTGTTCTACAACCAGCGCTACTCCAACACCGTGCTGCACTCCGGCCCCATCGAGGCGGGCCGCGCCCCCACCGACCTGGGCAGCGGCTCGGCGGTGGGCCCCGACACCGAGCGGAGCGCCGGCACCCGCGTCCCCGACTTCGTCAAGCTGTCGGAGGCCATGGGCTGCTACGCGATCCGCTGCGAGGACCCGGCGGACCTCGACAAGGTCATCGAGGAGGCGAACTCCATCAACGACCGCCCGGTCGTCGTGGACTTCATCGTCCACCAGGACGCCATGGTGTGGCCGATGGTCGCCGCCGGCACCTCCAACGACGAGATCATGGCGGCCCGCGACGTCCGTCCCGACTTCGGCGACAACGAAGACGACTGA
- a CDS encoding GNAT family N-acetyltransferase: protein MYAIRLGDDGAELRPLEPWHAEEFLAHLERGREFINRYVPFGSKAVDVPTAREALQRYADFRAADTAALHGLWLDGTLVGGVLTLNFDAAGGTCEVGCWLEPAATGRGLVTRAMRVLIDWAIEQRGIHRVEWVAAAGNEPSLSTARRLGMTRDGVRRASHLHHGVRHDLEVWSVLAPEWRTARAAHSDH from the coding sequence ATGTACGCGATACGACTGGGTGACGACGGAGCCGAACTGCGTCCCCTGGAGCCCTGGCACGCGGAGGAGTTCCTCGCCCACCTGGAGCGGGGCCGGGAGTTCATCAACCGGTACGTCCCCTTCGGCTCCAAGGCCGTCGACGTGCCCACCGCGCGGGAGGCGCTCCAGCGGTATGCCGACTTCCGCGCCGCCGACACGGCCGCGCTGCACGGCCTGTGGCTGGACGGCACGCTCGTGGGCGGGGTGCTCACACTGAACTTCGACGCCGCAGGCGGCACCTGCGAGGTCGGCTGCTGGCTGGAGCCGGCCGCCACCGGGCGCGGGCTCGTCACACGTGCCATGCGGGTGCTGATCGACTGGGCGATCGAACAGCGGGGCATCCACCGTGTGGAGTGGGTCGCCGCCGCCGGCAACGAGCCCAGCCTCAGCACCGCCCGCCGGCTCGGCATGACCCGGGACGGGGTACGGCGCGCGTCCCACCTCCACCACGGTGTACGGCACGACCTGGAGGTGTGGTCGGTGCTGGCTCCCGAGTGGCGGACGGCGCGCGCGGCGCACAGCGATCATTAA
- a CDS encoding PQQ-dependent sugar dehydrogenase: MHHRAVTAVLATAALLLTAGCSSEDGRSPGEDDGSSPGSTAGRPVSPESSAEETPPAKGSAKVLRTVGTDLRSPWGLAPLADGDLLVSSRDDATISRVDAETGETSELGEVPGVSPSGEGGLLGIALSPDYASDRMVYAYFTSASDNRIVRMIHDENKPEGERLGAPDTVLRGIPKGVVHNGGRIAFGPDRMLYVGTGESGDTGLSQDEKSLGGKILRLTPEGEPAPGNPFPDSAVYSLGHRNVQGLAWDSGQRLFASEFGQNTWDELNAIEPGDNYGWPEAEGTSDEGGFHDPITQWSTDEASPSGIAYAEGSIWMAGLRGERLWRIPLRGTEASADPQAFLEGAYGRLRTVAAAGDDKLWLVTSNTDGRGDPGGEDDRILEVRVS, translated from the coding sequence GTGCACCATCGAGCCGTTACGGCCGTACTGGCCACCGCCGCGCTCCTGCTGACGGCCGGCTGTTCCTCCGAGGACGGGAGGTCGCCGGGCGAGGACGACGGCTCCTCCCCGGGCAGTACGGCGGGGCGGCCGGTCTCCCCGGAGAGCAGCGCCGAGGAGACACCGCCCGCGAAGGGCTCGGCGAAGGTGCTCCGTACGGTCGGTACGGACCTGCGCTCCCCCTGGGGGCTCGCGCCGCTGGCCGACGGCGACCTGCTGGTGTCGTCGCGTGACGATGCCACGATCAGCCGGGTCGACGCCGAGACGGGCGAGACCTCCGAGCTGGGTGAGGTGCCCGGGGTGTCGCCGTCCGGCGAGGGTGGTCTGCTCGGCATCGCGCTCTCCCCCGACTACGCCTCGGACCGCATGGTCTACGCCTACTTCACCTCGGCCTCGGACAATCGCATCGTCCGCATGATCCACGACGAGAACAAGCCCGAGGGCGAGCGGCTGGGCGCGCCGGACACGGTGCTGCGCGGCATCCCCAAGGGAGTGGTCCACAACGGCGGCCGGATCGCGTTCGGCCCGGACCGGATGCTGTACGTGGGCACGGGCGAGAGCGGCGACACCGGCCTCTCCCAGGACGAGAAGTCGCTGGGGGGCAAGATCCTGCGGCTGACCCCGGAGGGTGAGCCGGCGCCGGGCAATCCGTTCCCCGACTCCGCGGTGTACTCGCTGGGCCACCGCAATGTGCAGGGCCTCGCCTGGGACTCCGGGCAGCGGCTGTTCGCTTCGGAGTTCGGCCAGAACACCTGGGACGAGCTGAACGCGATCGAGCCCGGCGACAACTACGGCTGGCCCGAGGCCGAGGGCACGTCCGACGAGGGCGGCTTCCACGATCCGATCACCCAGTGGAGCACGGACGAGGCCTCCCCCAGCGGCATCGCGTACGCGGAGGGGTCGATCTGGATGGCGGGCCTGCGCGGGGAACGCCTGTGGCGGATCCCGCTCAGGGGGACGGAGGCCTCGGCGGACCCGCAGGCCTTCCTGGAGGGCGCGTACGGGCGGCTGCGCACGGTGGCGGCGGCGGGCGACGACAAGCTGTGGCTGGTCACCAGCAACACGGACGGCCGCGGCGACCCGGGGGGCGAGGACGACCGCATCCTGGAGGTCCGGGTGAGCTAG
- a CDS encoding DUF6191 domain-containing protein: MFDAFEELFAPGRKHTRDEQNRREPTREDAGDTGPGRGPIDLASGKVVVRPSPDHPEPAADDRS; encoded by the coding sequence TTGTTCGACGCCTTCGAGGAACTGTTCGCTCCCGGCCGCAAGCACACCCGGGACGAGCAGAACCGGCGTGAACCGACCCGGGAGGACGCCGGCGACACCGGTCCCGGACGCGGGCCGATAGACCTCGCGTCCGGAAAGGTCGTCGTGCGCCCGTCACCGGACCACCCCGAACCGGCAGCGGACGACCGTTCCTAG
- a CDS encoding putative bifunctional diguanylate cyclase/phosphodiesterase has translation MSAPAATTTLDGAVRAHPAPEALLPGPPAAAPRQGLLPQLVLAVVCAAYAIGAAFGWGSDQLALIMGDFGLSAAAAAAAVSCVLYARGPHIRFRPAWLLFGISSAMASFGNFVWGWYEVVLGLPVPSPSYADLFFLCFAPPTIVGLLVLAKRPATKAGWVCLGLDAWLIGGSLLTLAWSLALARTAQAGGEDVAHTALSLAYPLLDIALVSMVLALHFRRSAVNRSAVNTAIGALALTVMCDALFTSPLLHDTYRSGQLLDAGWFAGSLLLAYAPWTRPRGGRPEDEGHTRVVREHLPGPRGGPGSRANRHPVAHDTAHDTAHDTAHDTAHDTAHDTVYDPAHDTVYDPAHHPHLRPPYPQRHNLRHPAAPGSERGRYPVSRPIAGSLGALAPYLAAAVCTLGILYTVLNGRSVDRVVLLTGGTVVLALVVRQGIMLLDNITLTQELAHKENHFRSLVQGSSDVIMIAAPSGILRYVSPAAAGVYGRPAEDLVGTELAQLIHPEDLDCVVHEVRRFLAAGPAEEPTTRIECRFRSSDDGWLNVESTVNRHHGGLIFNSRDVTERVRLQAQLQHNAEHDPLTDLPNRSLFTRRVQQALSGRRASDRGAALRGTAVLFIDLDGFKAVNDTIGHQAGDELLIHAARRLRDAVRKGDTASRLGGDEFAALIVGDGARDREARERHILELADRLRVTLSQPYLIDGNDVRVNASIGVAFAEPSLGAGELLRNADLAMYRAKAGGKGRVELYRPQMQQDVVRRAELATRLRAALHDGEFALLHQPVVSLQDGRITSVCAQARWRSSQGVLFTPAEFLRVAEDSEKTAELGRWLLEEAVEQAAERQTTGVAVPVAVRVGARRLLDRSLPLGSVEALLTRHGLPFGSLVVEVAETDPQVCLDELERRLTALKRVGVRIALDGFGGGCAAITALRRLPVDVLKLDRSLVEGVVESARLYKITSGLLRIAGDLGVQSMADGVDLPEQAVALRAMGCTHGQGMAFSGPLDEYRLRRVLGTGRCPVPHGPAEPAYAGGGSGGSGGSGGYASGVASVLRTGAVLRSHDETPVPPT, from the coding sequence GTGAGTGCGCCGGCCGCCACGACCACGCTCGACGGAGCGGTGCGGGCGCACCCCGCCCCGGAAGCGCTGCTGCCCGGCCCGCCGGCCGCGGCCCCCCGGCAGGGACTGCTGCCGCAGCTCGTCCTCGCCGTCGTCTGCGCGGCCTACGCGATCGGGGCGGCCTTCGGCTGGGGGTCGGACCAACTCGCACTGATCATGGGCGATTTCGGACTGAGTGCCGCGGCGGCCGCGGCCGCGGTGTCCTGTGTCCTGTACGCGCGTGGCCCCCACATCCGCTTCCGGCCCGCCTGGCTGCTGTTCGGCATCTCCTCCGCCATGGCCTCCTTCGGCAATTTCGTCTGGGGGTGGTACGAGGTCGTCCTCGGGCTCCCCGTGCCCAGCCCCAGCTACGCCGACCTGTTCTTCCTGTGCTTCGCGCCGCCCACCATCGTGGGGCTGCTGGTGCTCGCCAAACGGCCCGCGACCAAGGCCGGCTGGGTCTGCCTGGGCCTGGACGCCTGGCTGATCGGCGGCTCCCTGCTCACGCTCGCATGGAGCCTCGCGCTCGCCCGGACCGCGCAGGCCGGGGGTGAGGACGTGGCGCACACCGCGCTGTCCCTGGCGTACCCGCTGCTCGACATCGCCCTGGTCAGCATGGTCCTGGCGCTGCACTTCCGGCGGTCGGCGGTCAACCGCTCCGCGGTCAACACCGCGATCGGCGCGCTCGCGCTCACCGTGATGTGCGACGCCCTGTTCACCTCCCCGCTGCTGCACGACACCTACCGCTCGGGACAACTGCTCGACGCGGGCTGGTTCGCCGGCTCGCTGCTCCTGGCATACGCGCCCTGGACCCGTCCTCGGGGCGGCCGGCCCGAGGACGAGGGGCACACGCGCGTGGTGCGCGAGCACCTGCCCGGACCGCGCGGCGGACCGGGCTCCCGGGCGAACAGACATCCGGTCGCCCACGACACGGCCCACGACACGGCCCACGACACGGCCCACGACACGGCCCACGACACGGCCCACGACACGGTCTACGACCCGGCCCACGACACGGTCTACGACCCGGCCCACCACCCGCACCTCCGCCCCCCGTACCCCCAGCGCCACAACCTCCGGCATCCGGCCGCGCCCGGGAGTGAGCGCGGGCGGTATCCGGTCTCCCGGCCCATCGCCGGCTCCCTCGGCGCGCTCGCGCCGTACCTCGCCGCCGCGGTGTGCACCCTGGGGATCCTCTACACCGTCCTCAACGGCCGCAGCGTCGACCGCGTAGTCCTGCTCACCGGCGGCACCGTGGTGCTCGCGCTCGTCGTCCGCCAGGGCATCATGCTGCTGGACAACATCACCCTCACCCAGGAACTGGCCCACAAGGAGAATCACTTCCGCTCCCTGGTGCAGGGATCCAGTGACGTCATCATGATCGCCGCGCCGAGCGGCATCCTCCGCTACGTCTCCCCGGCCGCCGCCGGCGTGTACGGCCGTCCCGCGGAGGACCTGGTGGGGACGGAACTGGCGCAGCTCATCCATCCCGAGGACCTGGACTGTGTCGTGCACGAGGTACGCCGGTTCCTCGCCGCCGGTCCGGCCGAGGAGCCCACCACACGCATCGAGTGCCGGTTCCGCTCCAGCGACGACGGCTGGCTGAACGTGGAGTCGACCGTCAACCGGCACCACGGCGGCCTCATCTTCAACAGCCGGGACGTCACCGAGCGCGTGCGGCTCCAGGCACAGCTCCAGCACAACGCCGAGCACGACCCGCTCACCGACCTGCCCAACCGCTCCCTGTTCACCCGGCGCGTCCAGCAGGCACTGTCCGGCCGCCGGGCCTCCGACCGGGGTGCCGCCCTCAGGGGCACGGCCGTGCTCTTCATCGACCTCGACGGCTTCAAGGCCGTCAACGACACCATCGGCCACCAGGCCGGCGACGAACTGCTGATCCACGCCGCCCGCAGGCTCCGGGACGCGGTCCGCAAGGGCGACACCGCCTCCCGGCTGGGCGGCGACGAGTTCGCCGCCCTGATTGTGGGCGACGGCGCCCGCGACCGGGAGGCCCGCGAGCGGCACATCCTGGAGCTCGCCGACCGCCTCAGGGTGACCCTCTCCCAGCCCTACCTCATCGACGGCAACGATGTCCGGGTCAACGCCTCCATCGGTGTCGCCTTCGCCGAACCATCCCTTGGCGCAGGCGAGTTGCTGCGCAACGCGGATCTCGCCATGTACCGGGCCAAGGCCGGCGGCAAGGGCCGGGTGGAGCTGTACCGGCCGCAGATGCAGCAGGACGTCGTCCGCCGGGCGGAGCTGGCCACCCGGCTGCGCGCCGCGCTGCACGACGGCGAGTTCGCGCTGCTGCACCAGCCGGTGGTGTCCCTCCAGGACGGCAGGATCACCTCGGTCTGCGCCCAGGCACGCTGGCGTTCCTCGCAGGGCGTGCTCTTCACCCCCGCGGAGTTCCTGCGTGTCGCCGAGGACAGCGAGAAGACCGCCGAGCTGGGCCGCTGGCTGCTCGAGGAGGCCGTGGAGCAGGCCGCCGAGCGGCAGACGACCGGCGTGGCGGTGCCTGTGGCGGTCCGGGTCGGTGCCCGCCGGCTCCTCGACCGCTCGCTGCCGCTCGGCTCCGTCGAGGCCCTGCTCACCCGGCACGGACTGCCCTTCGGTTCGCTGGTCGTCGAGGTGGCCGAGACCGACCCGCAGGTCTGCCTGGACGAGCTGGAGCGCCGGCTGACCGCGCTCAAGCGGGTCGGCGTCCGGATCGCCCTGGACGGCTTCGGTGGCGGCTGCGCGGCGATCACCGCCCTCAGGCGCCTCCCCGTCGACGTACTGAAACTCGACCGCAGCCTGGTCGAGGGCGTGGTCGAGTCCGCGCGGCTGTACAAGATCACCAGTGGGCTGCTGCGGATCGCCGGGGATCTGGGCGTGCAGTCCATGGCCGACGGGGTGGACCTGCCCGAGCAGGCCGTCGCCCTGCGCGCGATGGGATGCACGCACGGTCAGGGCATGGCCTTCTCCGGGCCGCTCGACGAGTACCGGCTGCGCAGAGTACTGGGCACCGGCCGCTGCCCGGTGCCGCACGGACCGGCCGAACCCGCGTACGCGGGCGGCGGTTCCGGCGGTTCGGGAGGCTCGGGAGGGTACGCGTCGGGGGTCGCCTCGGTGCTCCGCACCGGTGCGGTCCTGCGCTCACATGATGAGACTCCCGTCCCACCCACTTGA
- a CDS encoding aldo/keto reductase, translated as MERRTIGAAALAVGAVGLGCMPMSWAYSTSRQRGEDSLRAVHRALDLGSTLLDTADMYGPFTNELLLGRVLKERRGDAFVSTKVGLLAGDQHIVANGRPGYVRRACDASLRRLQTDVIDLYQLHRADPEVPVEETWGAMAELVRAGKVRALGLCAVGARSARRPGARLHDATVRQLDRVQQVFPVSAVEAELSVWSPEAREALLPWCVARGVGFLAAMPLGNGFLTGTLTPGGGFEADDLRARHPRFTAEMMAANQPIVVGLRRAARRHGEDVTPAQVALAWVLAQGRQVIPVPGTKRERWVAENAGAADLQLAEADLAEIEDLPTARGSWD; from the coding sequence GTGGAGCGCAGGACGATCGGCGCGGCGGCGCTCGCGGTGGGGGCCGTCGGACTCGGGTGCATGCCGATGAGCTGGGCCTACAGCACCTCGCGGCAGCGCGGCGAGGACTCGCTCAGGGCGGTGCACCGGGCACTGGACCTGGGGTCGACACTGCTGGACACGGCCGACATGTACGGCCCGTTCACCAACGAACTGTTACTGGGACGGGTGCTGAAGGAACGACGCGGTGACGCCTTCGTGTCGACGAAGGTGGGTCTGCTGGCGGGCGATCAACACATCGTGGCCAACGGCCGCCCCGGATACGTGAGAAGGGCCTGCGACGCCTCGCTGCGCCGGCTGCAGACCGACGTCATCGACCTGTACCAGCTGCACCGGGCGGATCCGGAGGTTCCCGTCGAGGAGACCTGGGGCGCGATGGCGGAGCTCGTACGGGCCGGAAAGGTCCGGGCGTTGGGGCTCTGCGCGGTCGGTGCGCGGTCCGCGCGGCGGCCGGGGGCGCGGCTGCACGACGCGACGGTCCGGCAACTGGATCGGGTGCAGCAGGTGTTCCCGGTGAGCGCCGTGGAGGCGGAGCTGTCGGTGTGGTCGCCGGAGGCGCGGGAGGCACTGCTGCCGTGGTGCGTGGCGCGCGGTGTGGGTTTCCTGGCCGCGATGCCGCTGGGCAACGGCTTCCTGACCGGCACGCTGACGCCTGGTGGGGGTTTCGAGGCGGACGATCTGCGGGCCCGGCACCCCCGTTTCACCGCCGAGATGATGGCCGCGAACCAGCCGATCGTGGTCGGCCTGCGCCGGGCCGCCCGCCGGCACGGCGAGGATGTGACCCCGGCGCAGGTGGCTCTGGCCTGGGTACTGGCCCAGGGCCGGCAGGTGATCCCGGTGCCGGGTACCAAGCGGGAGCGGTGGGTCGCCGAGAACGCGGGGGCTGCGGACCTGCAGCTGGCGGAGGCCGACCTGGCGGAGATCGAGGACCTGCCCACGGCCCGGGGGTCGTGGGACTGA
- a CDS encoding 2-hydroxyacid dehydrogenase produces the protein MTADVWLPFPPDEIEGLPKGPRYHFWDGAKEYPADPADCAFYVVPYMKPGDVGVRPLPLMSSVEVVQTLSAGVDHVQPGLRHVGPGVRLCNARGVHEASTAELTIALVLASLRGLPDFVRAQDKGEWLGGFRPALAGRSVLIVGYGAIGAAIEDRLVPFELARVARVARSARATARGPVHPFAELPALLPEADVVVLSTPLTEATHHLVDVGFLARMKDGALLVNVARGPVVDTSALLTEVESGRITAALDVTDPEPLPSEHPLWRAPGVLLSPHAGGPTSAFRPRAERLLVDQLNRFLNREELRNVILVTEAADL, from the coding sequence ATGACTGCCGATGTGTGGCTCCCCTTCCCGCCGGACGAGATCGAGGGCCTTCCGAAGGGGCCGAGGTACCACTTCTGGGACGGCGCGAAGGAGTACCCGGCGGACCCGGCCGACTGTGCGTTCTACGTCGTGCCGTACATGAAGCCCGGCGACGTCGGGGTGCGCCCGCTGCCGCTGATGAGCTCGGTCGAGGTCGTGCAGACCCTGTCCGCCGGCGTCGACCACGTCCAGCCGGGCCTGCGCCACGTGGGCCCCGGCGTACGGCTGTGCAACGCGCGCGGTGTGCACGAGGCGAGCACGGCGGAGCTGACGATCGCCCTGGTCCTCGCCTCGCTGCGCGGCCTGCCCGACTTCGTGCGGGCGCAGGACAAGGGGGAGTGGCTCGGCGGGTTCCGGCCCGCGCTCGCCGGCCGGAGCGTGCTCATCGTGGGCTACGGAGCCATCGGCGCGGCCATCGAGGACCGGCTCGTTCCATTCGAGCTCGCGCGGGTGGCGCGCGTCGCGCGCTCCGCACGCGCCACGGCGCGCGGCCCGGTGCATCCGTTCGCCGAACTGCCCGCGCTGCTGCCCGAGGCGGACGTCGTCGTTCTCTCCACCCCGCTCACGGAGGCCACCCACCACCTCGTGGACGTCGGCTTCCTGGCCCGGATGAAGGACGGCGCGCTGCTCGTCAACGTGGCCCGGGGGCCCGTCGTCGACACCTCGGCCCTGCTCACCGAGGTGGAGAGCGGCCGTATCACCGCGGCCCTCGACGTGACCGATCCCGAACCGCTCCCTTCGGAGCATCCCCTGTGGCGGGCGCCGGGCGTTCTCCTCAGTCCGCACGCCGGCGGACCCACCTCCGCGTTCCGGCCACGCGCTGAGCGACTGTTGGTGGATCAGTTGAACCGATTCTTGAACCGGGAAGAGCTTCGGAACGTGATCCTGGTGACGGAGGCGGCAGACCTGTAG